CCCGGAGGGGCCCCGAGGCCATCCTCCTCGCGAGCCGTGAGCTTGAGCCCTTTCTTTTGGAGCTCGGGGTGGCCCCCGAGGAGGTGGGGGTCCACGCCGCCGAGCCCGTGCCCTGGGTGGCGGGGATGGCCGAGGAAAGCCACCGCCTGATCCGGGAGGAGGCCCTAAAGCACCTCGAGGCGGGGAAGTGGGTGGTGGCCCTGGGCGGGGACCACTCCATCACCCACCCCCTGGTCCGGGCCCACCGGGAGGCTCTGGGGGACTTCTCCCTCCTCCACATTGACGCCCACGCCGACCTCTACCCGGAGTGGCAGGGCTCGGTCTACTCCCACGCAAGCCCCTTCTACCGCCTCCTCACGGAGGGGTTTCCCCTGGTCCAGGTGGGGATCCGGGCCATGGACCGGGAGGCCTTGCGCTTGGCTCAGGAGAAGGGCGTGGCCCTCTTTCCCGCCCACCGGATCCACCGGGAGGGGCTTCCCCTGGAGGAGATCCTTAAGGCCCTGGGGAAGCGGGTCTACATCAGCCTGGACTTTGACGCCCTGGACCCCTCGGTGATGCCCAGCGTGGGGACGCCCTTGCCGGGAGGGCTTTCCTACCGCCAGGTGGTGGACCTCCTCGAGGCCGTCTTCCAGGAGAAAGAGGTGGTGGGCATGGACTTCGTGGAGCTCTCCCCCAACGGCCAGTTCCACGCCGAGATGACCGCGGCCCAGCTCGTCTACCACGCCATCGGCCTGAAAGGGCTTCAGGCGGGCTGGCTTTCCCGGGAAGTGGACCACATTTAGCCCGAGGGGTTTCCCCTTAGCCTGGGGGCATGCGCTTCGGGCTTTGGCTTTCCTGCTTCCTCCTCCCGGCCCTGGCCCAGGTCCTCACCCTCCCTGACCTCCGGGCGCGGACCTACGGGGAGGGAGGGTTTCGCGTGGAGCGGGTCCTGGAGGAGAGGCCCGCCTTCACCCGGGTCCAGTTCTCCCACCTCTCCGACGGCCTCCGGGTCCACGGGTTCGCCAACCTGCCCAAAGGCCGAGGCCCCTTCCCCGTGGTGGTGGTCCTCCACGGCTACGTGGAGCCGAGCCGCTACCGCCTCCTCGCCTACACCACCCCCTACGCCGACTTCCTGGCGGAAAGGGGCTACCTCGTCCTCCACCCGAACTTTCGGGGCCACCCCCCTTCCGAGGGCGCCCCGGCCCAAGGCCTCCGCCACGTCTACGCCGTGGACGTGCTGAACCTCCTCGCCGAGGTGCGCCGGGGGGCCTTCCCCCAGGCGGACCCCGCCCGCATCGCCCTCTTCGGCCACTCCATGGGGGGCGGCGTCGCCCAGATCGTGAGCCTGGTGGACCCTGCTTTAAGAGGCGTGGTCCTCTACGGGAGCATGAGCGGGGACGAGCGGAGGAACCTGGAGCGGATCCGCTACTGGTCGGGGGGAGCTCGGGGAGGGGAGCTGTTCGCCCTTTCGCCCGAGCTCCTCCGGCGGGCCTCCGCCTGGACCTACCTGGCGGAGCTTTCCGTGCCCTTGAGCGTCCACCACGGGCTTCAAGACGCCCAGGTGCCCCCGGAGTGGTCCTGGGAGCTCTGCCGCAGGCTCAAGGCCCTGAAAAAGCCCGTGGAGTGCTTCAGCTACCCCGGGGGGCACCTCTTCCGGGGGGAGGTGGACCGGGTCTTCCGGGAGCGGGTGTTGGCCTTCCTGGGCCGGGTGCTTTAGGCTTGGGCCGTGCGGGCGTTTTTGGAGCACCTTTCTGCCCTCTTCTTCGCCCTGGCCTTCGGCGCCCTGGTCTTCGGGGTTCTCGCCCGGCTTCTCGGCGCCGGGCGCCCCTGGCTTTTCTTCCTCCTCGCCCTCCTGCTCTTTCTCCTCGGGCTCTTTTGGGGTGTAAAATAGCCCCCCGTGGCCAAGCGCGTGGTTTCCGTCTCCTTGGGCAGCAGCCGCCGGGACGCCGCGGCCGAGGTGGAGCTTTTGGGGGAGCGGGTCCTCTTGGAGCGGCGGGGGACGGACGGGGATTTCCAGAGGGCCCTCTGCCTCATCCAGGAGCTGGACGGCAAGGTGGACGCCATCGGCCTAGGCGGGATTGACCTTTACCTCTTCGCCGGAGGGCGGCGGTACGCCCTCCGGGACGCCCTGAGGCTCAAGGAGGCGGCCAAGAAGACCCCCGTGGTGGACGGCTCCGGCCTCAAGCACACCTTGGAGAGGCGGGCGGTGCGGGAGCTCGCCTCCCTTATAGACTGGAGGAAGACCAAGGTCCTCCTGCCCTCGGCCGTGGACCGGTTCGGCCTCGCCGAGGCCTTGGACGAGGCGGGGGCGAAGGTGCTCTACGGGGACTTCATCTTCGCCCTGGGTCTGCCCATTCCCCTCTACAGCCTCTCCTTCCTGCAGAAGCTCGCCTTCCTCCTCCTTCCCCTCTTCACCCGCCTGCCCTTTTCCGTTCTCTACCCCACGGGGAAGAAGCAGGAGGAGGTGCGGGAGGACTGGCGCGCCCGCTACTACGCCTGGGCCGACGTGGTGGCCGGGGACTGGCACTACATCCGGCGCCACATGCCCAAGGACATGCGGGGCAAGACGGTCCTCACCAACACCACCACGGAGGAGGACGTGGCCTTCCTCCGGGAGCGGGGGGTGAGGCGCCTCGTCACCACCACCCCGAGGCTTGGCGGCCGGAGCTTCGGGACCAACGTGATGGAGGCCATGCTGGTCGCCCTCGCGGGGCGGGAGCTCGGGGAGGCGGACTACCTCCGCTATATTGACCAAATAGGGCTGAAGCCCCAGGTGTTGGAACTGGAGGGACAGGCATGATCAGCGTGACGGATCTGCGACCCGGAACCAAGGTGAAGATGGACGGCGGCCTTTGGGAGTGCGTGGAGTACCAGCACCAGAAGCTGGGCCGCGGCGGCGCCAAGGTGGTGGCCAAGTTCAAGAACCTGGAGACGGGGGCCACGGTGGAGCGCACCTTCAACTCCGGGGAGAAGCTGGAGGACGTCTACGTGGAAACCCGGGAGCTCCAGTACCTCTACCCGGAGGGGGAGGAGATGGTCTTCATGGACCTGGAGACCTACGAGCAGTTCGCCGTGCCCCGCTCCCGGGTGGTGGGGGCGGAGTTCTTCAAGGAGGGCATGACCGCCCTCGGGGACATGTATGAGGGGCAGCCCATCAAGGTGACCCCGCCCACCGTGGTGGAGCTCAAGGTGGTGGACACGCCCCCGGGCGTGCGGGGGGACACGGTCTCCGGGGGGTCCAAGCCCGCCACCTTGGAGACGGGGGCCGTGGTCCAGGTGCCCCTTTTCGTGGAACCCGGAGAGGTCATCAAGGTGGACACCCGGACCGGCGAGTACGTGGGCCGGGCCTAGGCCGCCTGGGGAGCCGCCCCCTCTACGGGATTTTGACGCGGTGCAGAAATCCGTAAGGGGTGTATGGGGTAAGCTTTTCCCGCGAGGTGCACCGATGACGCCGAAGGAGCTGAAGCAGATCCTGCAGGCCTTGGTGGAGCACGGGGTGAACGAGCTCACCCTAGAGACCCCGGACTACAAGCTCACCGTGCGGCGGGGCGGGGAGGTGCAGGTGGTGAGCGTTCCCCAGGTCCAGGCCCCCATTCTGGCGGCCCCCCCGGAGGTACCGGCCCCGACCCCGCCCGCGCCGGCGGTCCCGGCGGCGGAGCCCCAGCCCCAGGCCAAGGCGGAGCCCCAGGACGACTGCCCGGGGTGCGTGGAGGTCCGGGCCCCCATCGTGGGCACCTTCTACCGGGCCCCGGCCCCGGACGCTCCTCCCTACGTGAAGGAGGGGGACCGGGTGGAGAAGGGGCAGGTCCTCTGCATCATTGAGGCCATGAAGCTCATGAACGAGATCGAGTCCGAGGTCTCGGGGATCGTCAAGAAGATCCTGGTGGAGAACGGGGAGCCCGTGGAGTACGGCCAGCCCCTCTTCCTTATCCAGCCGGTATGAAGAAGGTCCTGATCGCCAACCGGGGCGAGATCGCTTTGAGGATCATCCGGGCGGCCCGGGAGCTCGGGATCAAGACGGTGGTGGCCCACTCCACCGCCGACGAGAAGAGCTTGCCCGTTCTCCTCGCCGACGAGGCCATCTGCATCGGGCCGCCTCCCTCGGGGCAGAGCTACCTCAACATCCCCAACCTCCTCTCCGCGGCCATCGTCACCGGGGCGGACGCCATCCACCCGGGCTACGGCTTCCTGGCGGAGAACGCCACCTTCGCCGAGATGTGCCGGGAGCACGGGATCACCTTCATCGGCCCCACCCCGGAGAACATGAGGGCCCTGGGGGACAAGGCCACCGCGAGGAAGGTGGCCCGGGAGGCGGGGGTGCCCACGGTGCCGGGCACGGACGAGCTGGGTAGCGTGGAGGAGGCCAAGCGGGCGGCCCAGGAGATCGGCTACCCCGTGATCCTCAAGGCGAGCGCGGGAGGCGGGGGCCGGGGCATGCGCGTGGTCCACACGGAGGAGGAACTGGAGCGGGCGGTGCTCCAGGCCCAGGAGGAGGCCCGGGCCGCCTTCGGGAACCCCGCCATCTACCTGGAGAAGTACATAGAGGAGCCCAAGCACATTGAGATCCAGGTCCTGGGGGACGGGGAGCGGGTGGTGCACCTTTGGGAGCGGGACTGCTCCATCCAGCGCCGCCACCAGAAGCTTTTGGAGGAGGCCCCGAGCCTCCTTCCCGAGGAGACCCGCCGGGCCATCGCCGAGGCGGCGCGGCGCCTCGCCGAGCACGTGGGGTACGTCTCCGCGGGCACCCTGGAGTTTTTGGTGGACAAGGAGGGGAACTTCTACTTCATTGAGATGAACACCCGCATCCAGGTGGAGCACCCCGTCACCGAGATGATCACGGGGATTGACCTGGTCCAGGCCCAGTTCCGCATCGCCCAGGGGGAGAAGCTCTGGCTCAAGCAGGAGGAGATCCAGGTCCGGGGGCACGCCATAGAGGTGCGCGTCAACGCCGAGGACCCAGAGAAGGGCTTCAGGCCCTCCATCGGCAAGGTGGAAACCCTCCTCTTCCCCGGGGGGCCTGGGGTGCGGGTGGACAGCCACCTCTACACCGGCTACCAGATCCCGCCCCACTACGACAGCCTCATCGCCAAGATCATCGTCTGGGCCCCCACCCGGGAGGAGGCCATAAGGCGCATGGAGCGAGCCCTCTCCGAGACGGTGATTGAGGGCCCGGGCCTCAAGACCACCATCCCCTTCCACCAGAAGGTCCTCCAGAACGCCTTCTTCCGCAGGGGGGCCGTATACACCAACTTCGTGGCCCGGCGGATGGAGATGTAGACTGAGGCCTGTGCGGGTGGACTACGAGATCAGCGAGCAGGCCCTCGAGGCCGTGGTCCTTTGCGCCCTAAAGGGGATAGAGGGGGTAAGGGCCCTCGAGGCCGTCCCCCGTTCCTTGGCGGATGTCTTCCGCCGGGGGCGGCCCGTGCGGCTGGAGTCTACCCCGGAGGGGCTTGTGGTGGACCTGCTGCTGGCCGTGCCCTACGGGGTGGTCATTCCGGAGCTTGCCGCCCGGGTGCAGCAGGAGGTGGACGAGGCCCTCTTCCTGGCCACGGGGAGGCGGGCGCGGGCGGTGAACGTCACCGTGGGCCAGGTGGTGCCGGAGGAGGACCATGCGCAGGCGGGCTAGGGAGCTGGCCATGCGGGCCCTCTTCGCCCACACCGTGGGGGGGATGGGGCTGGAGGAGGCTTTCCAGCACGCCCTGGAGGAGATGGGCGGGGAGGAGGAGGGGTACGCCGAGCCCCTGGACCAGGAGGGGGTGGCCTTTGCCCGGCGCCTCCTCTCGGGGTACAAGGCCCACCAGGAGGAGGTGGACCGGGTGCTCGAGGAGACGGTGGAGGGCTGGGACTTCCGCCAGATGGCCAAGACGGACCTGGCCGTGCTGCGCCTGGCCGTCTACGAGATGCTCTACGAACCCACGCCCTTTGAGCCCTTGATTGAGGTGGCGGTGAAGATCGCCAACCGCTACGGCGGCGAGCACTCGGGGAGCTTCGTCAACGGGGTGCTCGCCCGGGTCTACCGCCGGGTAGTGGCCGGGGAGCTGAAGACGGTGGCCAAGGAGGCTTAGGTGGCGGCCCAGGTGCTTTCGGGACACGAGGCGGCGGAGGCGGTCTACGAGGAGATCCGCGCCCGGCTACGCGGCCTTTCCTTCACCCCTTCCCTGCGGGTGATCCGGCTCGGGGAGGACCCGGCCTCGGTGGCCTACGTGCGGCTTAAGGACAAGCGGGCGCGGGCTTTGGGGTACCGAAGCCAGGTGGAGGTCTATCCGGAGGACCTCCCCGAGGAGGCCCTTCTGGAAAGGATCGCCGCCCTCAACGCCGACGAGGAGGTGGACGGGATCCTGGTCCAGCTTCCCCTCCCCCCGCACATCCGCACCCAGCGGGTCCTCGAGGCCATCCACCCCTTGAAGGACGTGGACGGCTTCCACCCCCTGAACGTGGGGCGGCTTTGGAGCGGGGGAAAGGGGCTTTTCCCCTGCACCCCCCTAGGGGTGGTCCGTCTCCTCAAGCACTATGGGGTGGACCTTAGGGGCAAGGAGGTGGTGGTGGTGGGGCGGTCCAACATCGTGGGAAAGCCCCTGGCGGGGCTTCTTCTGCGGGAGGACGCCACCGTGACCCTGGCCCACTCCAAGACCCAGGACCTGCCCGAGGTCACCCGAAGGGCCCAGGTCCTGGTGGTGGCCGTGGGCCGGCCCCACCTGGTGCGGAAGGAGTGGGTGCGGGAAGGGGCCATCGTGGTGGACGTGGGCGTGAACCGCGTGGAGGGGAGGCTTCTCGGCGACGTGCACCCCGAGGTGGCCGAGGTGGCCTCCGCCCTCACCCCCGTGCCGGGCGGGGTGGGGCCCATGACCGTGGCCATGCTCATGGGGAACACCCTCGAGGCCGCCCTCTTGAGGCGCCATGGAGCTTCTGGCTAACGCCGTTTTTTGGACGGCGGTCCTCGCCAACCTCACCGCCCAGACCCTCAAGCTCCTCCTCTACTACCTCCTGGAGGGGCGCTTCCAGTGGCACCGCTTCCTGGACACCGGAGGGATGCCCTCCACCCACTCCGCCACGGTGAGCGCCCTCGCGGTGAGCGTGGGCCTCAGGGAAGGGTTTGACACCAGCCTCTTCGCCGTGGCCGCCGTCTTCGCCCTCATCGTCATGTACGACGCCGCCGGGATCCGCCGGGCGGCGGGGCTTCACGCCCAGCTCCTCAACCAGCTCATGGAGGAGCTCGGCCAGGTGATCCGCCTGGGTCCCCAGCGGGGCCCCCTGAAGGAGCTTTTGGGGCACACCTACTTGGAGGTGGCGGTGGGGGCCCTGATCGGAGGGCTCGTGGCCCTTGGGGCCTACCGGCTTTTCCCTGCGGCGTAAAAGGCCAGGGTTTGGCCCACCAGGAAGGCGACAAGGCCGAGTAGGGGGGAGAGGAAGAAGGCGAAGAAGCTCGCGAAGAGGGCCGCCACCAGGGGCAGGAGGGGCCTGCGGAAGCGATGGAACACCCAGAGGTTCAGAAGCCCGAAGAAGGCCATGAGGAGAAAGGCCGCCGTCTCCACGGCAGGCCATTGTACGCCCTTGCCAAGTTTGGGGTAAACTTTTACCGAGTATAAGGAGGTGGCACCCATGCTCACCTTGCCGGAAAAAATCTTCTTCGTCCTCCTCGCGGCCCTGAGCCTCTACTACGCCTACACGGGCTTCCGCCGGGTCTACCTGGCCATAAGGCGGGGGCGGCCTGAGGAGCGCTTTGACCGCCTGCCCGAGCGCATCGGCCGGGCCCTTTGGCTTGTCCTCACCCAGCAGACGGTCTTCAAGAGGAGGCCCCTCGTCTCCCTCCTCCACGCCTTCGTCTTCTACGGCTTCGTCTACTACCTCCTGGTGAACCTCGTGGACTTCCTGGAGGGCTTCTTCGGCCTCCACGCCCGGGGAGGGCTTTGGAACCCCTATAACCTCATCGCCGACCTCCTCACCGCCCTGATCCTGGTGGGCATCCTGGGCCTCATGCTTAGGCGCTACCTCCTCGCTCCCCAGGATTTCACCTGGAACCCCAAGGTGCGCCTGCACGAGAAAGCCCAGGCGGGCATCGCCCGGGACTCGGCCATCGTGGGGGCCTTCATCGCCTTCCACGTGGGAAGCCGCCTCCTCTCCAAGGCCTTCCAGCTCGCAAGCGAAGGCCCGGACCCCTTCCAGCCCGTGGCGAGCGCCCTCGCCGGGGCGCTTTCCGGCCTTTCCCCCGCCCTCCTCACCTTTGGCGAGCACTTCTTCTGGTGGGGCGCCTTGGGCTCCATCCTCCTCTTCCTGCCCTACTTCCCCCGCTCCAAGCACATCCACCTCTTCATGGCCCCCATCAACCTGGCCTTCCGCAAGGAGGTGCCGGGGGCCCTCGCGCCCCTGGACTTGGAGAAGGAGGAGGAGAAGTTTGGGGCGGAGAAGCTGGAGGACCTCTCCTGGAAGCGGCTTTTGGACGCCTACGCCTGCATCATGTGCAACCGCTGCCAGGAGGCCTGCCCCGCCTACGCCACGGGAAAGGCCCTTTCTCCGGCCGCCATCCTCATCTCCGAGCGCTACGAGCTAAACGCCATCCTCCCCGAGTTCGCCGCCGGGAAGGAGAGTCCCAGGCCCCTCATGGACTTCGCCCTGAACGAGGAGGCCCTCTGGGCCTGCACCACCTGCATGGCCTGCGTGGAGGTCTGCCCCGTGGGCAACGAGCCCATGCTTCACATCCTGGACGTGCGCCGGGCCAAGGTGCTCATGGAGGGGGAGTTCCCCCAGCAGCTCAACAACGCCTTCCGGGGCATGGAGCGCTCCGGGAACCCCTGGGGCATCGGCCAGGGCAAGCGCCTGGACTGGGCGGAGGGGCTCAACGTCCCCACGGTGGAGGAGAAGCCCCACCCCGAGGTCCTCTACTGGGTGGGGTGCGCCCCGAGCTACGACCCCCGGGCCCAGAAGATCGCCCGCAGCATGGTGGAGATCCTGAACGCCAGCGGGGTGGACTGGGCCGTCTTGGGTAGGCGGGAAAAGTGCACCGGGGACGCCGCCAGGCGCGCGGGCAACGAGTACCTCTTCTTCCAGCTCGCCACGGAGAACGTGGAGACCCTGAACGCCGTGGCCCCCAAGACCATCGTCACCACCTGCCCCCACTGCTTCCACACCCTGAAGAACGAGTACAAGGACTTCGGCGGCCACTACCGGGTGGTCCACCACACGGAGTTCATCGCCGAGCTCTTGCGCAAGGGGCGGATCCGGGTGGAGGAGGAAACCCGCAAGGTGGTCTTCCACGACCCCTGCTACCTGGGCCGCCACAACGGGGTCTACGAGGCCCCGCGCGAGGTGCTAAAGGAGGTGGGCTTCGCCCTCGCCGAGCCTCCCCGGAGCCGGGAGAGGAGCTTCTGTTGCGGGGCGGGCGGGGCCCAGTTCTGGAAGGAGGAGGAGCCTGGGGCCATGCGGGTTTCCGAGAACCGCTACAAGGAGCTCAAGGGAACGGGGGCCGAGGTCATCGCCACGGGCTGCCCCTTCTGCATGGCCATGATGAACGTGGAGACCGCCCAGGACGAGAGGCCCCTCGAGGTCTTGGACGTCGCCGAGCTGGTGGCCCGGGGCCTCAAGGCCTGAGGTAGACGGCGTAGGCCCGGTACCCTCCCATCCACCCCTCCCCAAAGGCCCTTAAGGCCAGGCCCGGGGGAGGGGTGAGGAGTTCTTCCCCTTCCCAGTAGAAGGGGCTATGGGGCCTTCCCCGCCTTTGGGCCTCCTTGCGGGTGAAGCCCTCCACGAGGAGAAGCCCCCCGGGGAGGAGGAGGGGGGCGAGGCCTTGGAGGAGGGGCCGGTTCACGTAGTAGGCCATCACGATCCCGGCGAAGGGGCCTTGGGGCAGGCGGGCCAGGGCCCCGGGGGCCTCGAGGTCCAGCTCCAGGAGAGAAAGCCCCGGGGTCCCCCGGAGCCTCTTCAGGGCCTCCCGGCTCTTCTCCACCAGGACCACGGGGTGGCCCCGCCCTAGGAAGTAACGGGCGTTCCGCCCCAACCCCCCCGCCAGGTCCAGCACCGGCCCTTCGGGGACGAAGGGGCCGTAGGCCCGCACCACAAAGGCGGGCTTCCTTTCCTCTTGGGCTTCCCGATAGAAGGCGTCCCAGTCCCTAGGCATGGCGGCGAAGGGCGAGGAGGCTCCCCACGAGGAGGATGAGGAGGGTACCTCCCCAGAAGACCCCCTTGGGGAGGGTGAGGGCGAGCCCGGGGCGGTGGAGGAGGTGGGCGAGGGTGTGGGTGCCCTCCAGGAGGAGCTTGACCCCGGCCCAGCCCACCAGGGCGTAGGCCACCTTTTCCAGCCCGGGAAAGCGTTCCATCAGGGCCACCACCGAGCTCGCCAGGAGGCGGATGAAGAGGATCCCCAGGGCCATCCCGAGGAACACGAGGAGGAAGTCTTTGGAGAAGGCCACCACCGCCAGGATGGAGTCCACGGCGAAGGCCAGGTCCACCAGGTTGATGAGGACCACCACCCGCCAAAACTCCCCCGCCGTGGCCTCGGGAAGGGGTTTGGCCTCCGGGTGGTCGCGGAAGTGCTGGACCATGAGGTAGACGAGGTAAAGCCCCCCCAGGACCTGGACCCACCAGAGCCGGATGAGGAAGACGGCGAAGAGGAGGGCGAGGCCTCGCAGAAGGTAAGCCCCCAGGATGCCGTAGAAGAGGGCCTTACGCCTCAGCTCCGGGGGCAGGGGCTTCACCATCACCGCCAGAACCAGGGCGTTGTCCCCGGAGAGCAAGGCCTCGAGGGCCGCCACGGAGAAAAGCGCCAGGAGGCCCTCCCCGCTCATTGCGGCCCCAAGAGGTAGCGCAGCCCCGGGGCCAGGGCCTGCTTCCAGGTGACCCAGTTGTGGCCGCTGGGCCTTTCCCGGTAGGCGTGGGGGGCCTTCCTGTCGGCGAGGAGGGCGGCGAAGCGGCGGTTGGGGGCGAGGAGCCACTCCAAAAGCCCCACCTCCACGTAGACCCGGGGAAGGCGCCTGGCCTCGGCGTAACGGGCAAGAAGCCACTCCTCGTCCCGGTAGGCGTCTTTCCCCCCGGGGTGGGCCTTGAGGGCGGGGGAGAGGGCGAGGACCTTGGGGAAGCGCTCCGGGTGCCTCCAGGCCTGCCACAGGGAGAAAAGCCCCCCCAAGGAGGCCCCCACCAGGACCACCTCCTTAAGGGGCCCGTAGGCCCCTTCCACCGCCTCCAGCACCCGGTGGAACTCCGCCTCGTAGGCCTCGCTGAAGCGGTATTCGGCGTTGCGGTCTATGGGCTCCACGAAGACGAGGCGCACCGGGGGGACCTCCCCCGCCTCCAAAAGGGCCCGGGCCACCTTGTGGAGCCCTGCGGTGCGGTAGAAGGCCACCCCGTCCTGGGCCACCACCGTGGCCTTTGGGGAAGGCCCCGTCTCCGCCACGTAGAAGCGCCTCTCCCCCAGGCGGTGCCGGGCCACCTTGGGCTCTTCCATGGGCTCGGGGGGCGCCTCGTAGCGGAAGCCAGGAAGCCTTATGGCCCGCGCGTAACTCCACCAGGGGTTTTCGGCCTTCTCGGGGTTTTCGGGGTCGGGAAAGGGCCTTCCCTCCCGGTCCAGGAAGGCGTACTCCACGTACGCCCCTTCGGGGAACTCCAGGGTGAGGGGGCCCTCGAGGGGGATGGGGTTCCTCTCCCAGTCGGTGAAGTCTCCGATGAGGGCGGTGGCCCCTTCCGGCGGGTAAAAGGTGGCGCTCCTCCGTCCTACCCGTACCACGGGTATACTCTACCCGTGAAGGTCGGCATCGTAGGAAGCGGCATGGTGGGGAGCGCCACCGCCTATGCCCTGGCCCTCCTCGGCGTGGCGCGGGAGGTGGTCCTCGTGGACCTGGACCGGAAGCTGGCCCAGGCCCACGCCGAGGACATCCTCCACGCCACGCCCTTCGCCCACCCGGTCTGGGTGCGGGCGGGGTCGTACGGGGACCTCGAGGGGGCCCGGGCGGTGGTGCTCGCCGCTGGGGTGGCCCAGCGCCCCGGGGAGACCCGCCTGCAACTTCTGGACCGCAACGCCCAGGTCTTCGCCCAGGTGGTGCCCCGGGTTCTGGAGGCGGCCCCGGAGGCGGTGCTCCTCGTGGCCACGAACCCGGTGGACGTGATGACCCAGGTGGCCTACCGCCTCTCCGGCCTGCCCCCGGGGCGGGTGGTGGGCTCGGGGACGATCCTGGACACGG
This region of Thermus thermophilus genomic DNA includes:
- the efp gene encoding elongation factor P; the encoded protein is MISVTDLRPGTKVKMDGGLWECVEYQHQKLGRGGAKVVAKFKNLETGATVERTFNSGEKLEDVYVETRELQYLYPEGEEMVFMDLETYEQFAVPRSRVVGAEFFKEGMTALGDMYEGQPIKVTPPTVVELKVVDTPPGVRGDTVSGGSKPATLETGAVVQVPLFVEPGEVIKVDTRTGEYVGRA
- a CDS encoding divergent PAP2 family protein produces the protein MELLANAVFWTAVLANLTAQTLKLLLYYLLEGRFQWHRFLDTGGMPSTHSATVSALAVSVGLREGFDTSLFAVAAVFALIVMYDAAGIRRAAGLHAQLLNQLMEELGQVIRLGPQRGPLKELLGHTYLEVAVGALIGGLVALGAYRLFPAA
- the accC gene encoding acetyl-CoA carboxylase biotin carboxylase subunit, which produces MKKVLIANRGEIALRIIRAARELGIKTVVAHSTADEKSLPVLLADEAICIGPPPSGQSYLNIPNLLSAAIVTGADAIHPGYGFLAENATFAEMCREHGITFIGPTPENMRALGDKATARKVAREAGVPTVPGTDELGSVEEAKRAAQEIGYPVILKASAGGGGRGMRVVHTEEELERAVLQAQEEARAAFGNPAIYLEKYIEEPKHIEIQVLGDGERVVHLWERDCSIQRRHQKLLEEAPSLLPEETRRAIAEAARRLAEHVGYVSAGTLEFLVDKEGNFYFIEMNTRIQVEHPVTEMITGIDLVQAQFRIAQGEKLWLKQEEIQVRGHAIEVRVNAEDPEKGFRPSIGKVETLLFPGGPGVRVDSHLYTGYQIPPHYDSLIAKIIVWAPTREEAIRRMERALSETVIEGPGLKTTIPFHQKVLQNAFFRRGAVYTNFVARRMEM
- the speB gene encoding agmatinase, with the protein product MRLVFGEKDTPYEEARVVVLPVPYDLSLSFLPGARRGPEAILLASRELEPFLLELGVAPEEVGVHAAEPVPWVAGMAEESHRLIREEALKHLEAGKWVVALGGDHSITHPLVRAHREALGDFSLLHIDAHADLYPEWQGSVYSHASPFYRLLTEGFPLVQVGIRAMDREALRLAQEKGVALFPAHRIHREGLPLEEILKALGKRVYISLDFDALDPSVMPSVGTPLPGGLSYRQVVDLLEAVFQEKEVVGMDFVELSPNGQFHAEMTAAQLVYHAIGLKGLQAGWLSREVDHI
- a CDS encoding bifunctional methylenetetrahydrofolate dehydrogenase/methenyltetrahydrofolate cyclohydrolase codes for the protein MAAQVLSGHEAAEAVYEEIRARLRGLSFTPSLRVIRLGEDPASVAYVRLKDKRARALGYRSQVEVYPEDLPEEALLERIAALNADEEVDGILVQLPLPPHIRTQRVLEAIHPLKDVDGFHPLNVGRLWSGGKGLFPCTPLGVVRLLKHYGVDLRGKEVVVVGRSNIVGKPLAGLLLREDATVTLAHSKTQDLPEVTRRAQVLVVAVGRPHLVRKEWVREGAIVVDVGVNRVEGRLLGDVHPEVAEVASALTPVPGGVGPMTVAMLMGNTLEAALLRRHGASG
- the accB gene encoding acetyl-CoA carboxylase biotin carboxyl carrier protein, coding for MTPKELKQILQALVEHGVNELTLETPDYKLTVRRGGEVQVVSVPQVQAPILAAPPEVPAPTPPAPAVPAAEPQPQAKAEPQDDCPGCVEVRAPIVGTFYRAPAPDAPPYVKEGDRVEKGQVLCIIEAMKLMNEIESEVSGIVKKILVENGEPVEYGQPLFLIQPV
- a CDS encoding alpha/beta hydrolase family protein — its product is MRFGLWLSCFLLPALAQVLTLPDLRARTYGEGGFRVERVLEERPAFTRVQFSHLSDGLRVHGFANLPKGRGPFPVVVVLHGYVEPSRYRLLAYTTPYADFLAERGYLVLHPNFRGHPPSEGAPAQGLRHVYAVDVLNLLAEVRRGAFPQADPARIALFGHSMGGGVAQIVSLVDPALRGVVLYGSMSGDERRNLERIRYWSGGARGGELFALSPELLRRASAWTYLAELSVPLSVHHGLQDAQVPPEWSWELCRRLKALKKPVECFSYPGGHLFRGEVDRVFRERVLAFLGRVL
- a CDS encoding (Fe-S)-binding protein is translated as MLTLPEKIFFVLLAALSLYYAYTGFRRVYLAIRRGRPEERFDRLPERIGRALWLVLTQQTVFKRRPLVSLLHAFVFYGFVYYLLVNLVDFLEGFFGLHARGGLWNPYNLIADLLTALILVGILGLMLRRYLLAPQDFTWNPKVRLHEKAQAGIARDSAIVGAFIAFHVGSRLLSKAFQLASEGPDPFQPVASALAGALSGLSPALLTFGEHFFWWGALGSILLFLPYFPRSKHIHLFMAPINLAFRKEVPGALAPLDLEKEEEKFGAEKLEDLSWKRLLDAYACIMCNRCQEACPAYATGKALSPAAILISERYELNAILPEFAAGKESPRPLMDFALNEEALWACTTCMACVEVCPVGNEPMLHILDVRRAKVLMEGEFPQQLNNAFRGMERSGNPWGIGQGKRLDWAEGLNVPTVEEKPHPEVLYWVGCAPSYDPRAQKIARSMVEILNASGVDWAVLGRREKCTGDAARRAGNEYLFFQLATENVETLNAVAPKTIVTTCPHCFHTLKNEYKDFGGHYRVVHHTEFIAELLRKGRIRVEEETRKVVFHDPCYLGRHNGVYEAPREVLKEVGFALAEPPRSRERSFCCGAGGAQFWKEEEPGAMRVSENRYKELKGTGAEVIATGCPFCMAMMNVETAQDERPLEVLDVAELVARGLKA
- a CDS encoding Asp23/Gls24 family envelope stress response protein, which translates into the protein MRVDYEISEQALEAVVLCALKGIEGVRALEAVPRSLADVFRRGRPVRLESTPEGLVVDLLLAVPYGVVIPELAARVQQEVDEALFLATGRRARAVNVTVGQVVPEEDHAQAG
- the nusB gene encoding transcription antitermination factor NusB, with amino-acid sequence MRRRARELAMRALFAHTVGGMGLEEAFQHALEEMGGEEEGYAEPLDQEGVAFARRLLSGYKAHQEEVDRVLEETVEGWDFRQMAKTDLAVLRLAVYEMLYEPTPFEPLIEVAVKIANRYGGEHSGSFVNGVLARVYRRVVAGELKTVAKEA
- a CDS encoding quinate 5-dehydrogenase, yielding MAKRVVSVSLGSSRRDAAAEVELLGERVLLERRGTDGDFQRALCLIQELDGKVDAIGLGGIDLYLFAGGRRYALRDALRLKEAAKKTPVVDGSGLKHTLERRAVRELASLIDWRKTKVLLPSAVDRFGLAEALDEAGAKVLYGDFIFALGLPIPLYSLSFLQKLAFLLLPLFTRLPFSVLYPTGKKQEEVREDWRARYYAWADVVAGDWHYIRRHMPKDMRGKTVLTNTTTEEDVAFLRERGVRRLVTTTPRLGGRSFGTNVMEAMLVALAGRELGEADYLRYIDQIGLKPQVLELEGQA